One region of Enterobacter ludwigii genomic DNA includes:
- a CDS encoding NAD-dependent succinate-semialdehyde dehydrogenase, which translates to MTTEKLQDHILFQTGYLVNGIWKTLDTTFDVLNPATGEVIAKVAKAGKAETEAAIAAATNAFPAWRAKTAKERSAILYRWYELIIENKSWLGRLMTTEQGKPLKEAEGEVEYAASFIQWFAEEAKRANGEIIPPIKPGSRILATREPIGVVAAITPWNFPMAMLTRKLGPALAAGCTGVIKPANNTPLSAFALLTLAKQAGVPDGVLNAVAGNTHEISDAIMASRDVRKISFTGSTSVGKTLVRNAADTMKKVSMELGGNAPYIVFEDADIDAAVKGAIANKFRNAGQVCVSVNRFYIQETVYDKFVNKLADAVKALKVGNGLEEGVVVGPLIEPAAVNKVREHVDDAVARGATVLAGGKPHSLGGNFWMPTVLGDCHEGMKLAEEETFGPVAACFRFTSEDEVIQRANNTPYGLAAYFYTQNLSRVFRVSQAIESGMIGINECAVSTELGPFGGVKESGLGREGSVLGLEEYLEVKTLHIGGL; encoded by the coding sequence ATGACGACTGAGAAGCTTCAGGACCACATCCTTTTTCAGACCGGTTATCTGGTTAATGGCATCTGGAAAACGCTGGACACGACGTTTGATGTACTTAACCCGGCGACCGGCGAGGTCATCGCTAAAGTCGCGAAAGCGGGTAAAGCGGAAACCGAAGCTGCGATTGCCGCAGCCACCAACGCTTTCCCGGCATGGCGAGCCAAAACCGCGAAAGAACGCTCGGCCATCCTTTACCGCTGGTACGAACTGATTATTGAAAATAAAAGCTGGCTCGGGCGGTTAATGACCACCGAGCAGGGCAAGCCTCTGAAAGAAGCGGAAGGAGAGGTGGAGTACGCGGCCAGCTTTATCCAGTGGTTTGCCGAAGAGGCCAAGCGCGCTAACGGGGAAATTATTCCGCCGATCAAACCCGGTTCCCGCATTCTGGCAACCCGCGAGCCCATTGGTGTGGTCGCGGCGATTACACCATGGAACTTCCCGATGGCGATGCTCACCCGTAAATTAGGCCCGGCGCTTGCTGCGGGCTGTACCGGGGTGATCAAACCGGCCAATAACACGCCGCTCAGTGCTTTTGCGCTGCTTACCCTGGCTAAACAGGCCGGTGTGCCCGACGGTGTTCTCAACGCCGTGGCCGGGAATACCCATGAAATCAGCGATGCGATCATGGCCAGCCGGGACGTGCGTAAAATCTCCTTTACCGGTTCGACCTCCGTCGGCAAAACGCTGGTGCGTAACGCCGCAGACACCATGAAAAAAGTCTCAATGGAGCTGGGGGGAAATGCCCCATATATCGTTTTTGAGGATGCGGATATCGACGCAGCGGTTAAGGGTGCTATCGCCAACAAATTCCGCAATGCCGGGCAGGTCTGCGTGAGCGTTAACCGTTTCTATATTCAGGAAACCGTCTACGACAAGTTTGTGAATAAACTTGCCGATGCGGTAAAGGCGCTGAAGGTGGGGAATGGTCTTGAAGAGGGGGTTGTCGTCGGACCGCTGATTGAACCTGCTGCGGTCAACAAGGTGCGTGAGCATGTCGACGATGCCGTTGCCCGCGGGGCAACCGTGCTGGCAGGGGGGAAACCCCATTCGCTTGGCGGGAATTTCTGGATGCCAACCGTACTGGGTGACTGCCATGAAGGCATGAAGCTGGCAGAAGAAGAGACGTTTGGACCGGTTGCGGCGTGCTTCCGTTTCACTTCAGAAGATGAGGTCATCCAGCGTGCCAACAACACGCCTTATGGCCTGGCGGCTTACTTCTACACCCAAAACCTTTCACGCGTTTTCCGTGTTTCTCAGGCCATCGAGAGCGGGATGATTGGCATTAACGAGTGCGCCGTCTCTACGGAACTGGGGCCTTTTGGCGGGGTAAAAGAGTCAGGCCTTGGACGCGAGGGCTCCGTGCTGGGGCTGGAAGAGTATCTGGAAGTCAAAACCCTGCATATTGGGGGATTATAA
- the aaeB gene encoding p-hydroxybenzoic acid efflux pump subunit AaeB, with amino-acid sequence MGIFSIANQHIRFAVKLACAIVLALFVGFHFQLETPRWAVLTAAIVAAGPAFAAGGEPYSGAIRYRGMLRIIGTFIGCFAALTIIILMIRTPLLMLMVCCIWAGFCTWVSSLVKVENSYAWGLAGYTALIIVITIQSEPLLAPQFAVERCSEIVIGIVCAIVADLLFSPRSIKQEVDRELDALIVAQYQLMQLCIKHGDSEEVDKAWSGLVRRTQALEGMRSNLNIESSRWARANRRLKALNTVSLTLITQACETYLIQNTRPEAVTDTFRELFAEPVETVQDVHKQLKRMRRVIAWTGERDTPVTIYTWVGSATRYLLLKRGVVSNTKISATEEEVLQGEVVIKAESAERHHAMVNFWRTTLACMLGTLFWLWTGWTSGSGAMVMIAVVTALAMRLPNPRMVAIDFLYGTIAALPIGALYFLVIIPSTQQSMLLLCISLAVMAFFIGIEVQKRRLGSLGALASTINIIVLDNPMTFHFSQFLDSALGQLVGCFLAMMVILLVRDNSQARTGRVLLNQFVSAAVSSMTTNTARRKENHLPALYQQLFLLLNKFPGDIAKFRLALTMIIAHQRLRNAPVPINDDLSAFHRQLRRTADHVLSATSDDKRRRYFTQLLEELDIYQEKLKVWEAPPQVTEPVGRLVFMLHRYQNALTDN; translated from the coding sequence ATGGGTATCTTCTCCATCGCCAACCAACACATTCGCTTCGCCGTGAAGCTGGCGTGTGCCATCGTGCTGGCACTGTTTGTTGGCTTCCACTTCCAGCTTGAAACCCCGCGCTGGGCGGTGCTGACGGCGGCAATTGTCGCGGCTGGTCCGGCATTTGCCGCCGGTGGTGAACCTTACTCTGGTGCGATCCGCTATCGCGGGATGCTGCGTATCATTGGGACGTTTATCGGCTGTTTCGCGGCGCTGACCATTATTATTTTGATGATCCGCACCCCACTGCTGATGCTGATGGTGTGCTGTATCTGGGCGGGCTTCTGCACCTGGGTCTCGTCTCTGGTGAAAGTGGAAAACTCCTACGCCTGGGGACTGGCGGGTTACACCGCGCTGATTATCGTCATTACTATCCAAAGCGAGCCGCTGCTTGCGCCACAGTTCGCCGTGGAGCGTTGCAGTGAGATTGTGATTGGTATTGTTTGCGCGATTGTTGCTGACCTGCTTTTCTCCCCTCGCTCTATCAAGCAAGAGGTGGATCGCGAGCTGGATGCGTTGATTGTGGCCCAGTACCAGCTGATGCAGCTCTGCATCAAGCATGGTGACAGTGAAGAGGTGGATAAGGCCTGGAGCGGTCTGGTACGTCGCACGCAGGCGCTGGAAGGGATGCGCAGTAACCTTAATATAGAGTCTTCGCGCTGGGCCCGGGCGAATCGTCGGCTTAAAGCCCTCAATACGGTCTCCTTAACGCTGATTACCCAGGCGTGCGAAACCTATCTGATCCAGAACACGCGCCCCGAAGCGGTCACCGATACGTTCCGCGAGCTGTTTGCCGAGCCGGTGGAAACCGTGCAGGACGTGCATAAGCAGCTTAAGCGCATGCGGCGGGTCATTGCCTGGACAGGGGAACGCGACACACCAGTGACCATCTACACCTGGGTCGGGTCCGCGACGCGTTACCTGCTGCTGAAACGCGGCGTGGTTAGCAATACCAAAATCAGCGCGACGGAAGAAGAGGTGCTGCAGGGAGAAGTGGTGATTAAGGCGGAATCTGCCGAGCGTCATCACGCGATGGTCAACTTCTGGCGCACGACGCTCGCCTGCATGCTCGGTACGCTGTTCTGGTTGTGGACAGGCTGGACGTCCGGCAGCGGTGCAATGGTGATGATTGCCGTTGTGACTGCCCTGGCGATGCGTCTGCCCAACCCGCGTATGGTCGCCATTGATTTCCTGTATGGCACCATTGCCGCCCTGCCGATAGGCGCGCTCTATTTCCTGGTGATCATCCCGTCCACGCAACAGAGCATGTTGCTGCTTTGCATAAGCCTGGCGGTGATGGCGTTCTTTATTGGCATAGAAGTGCAAAAGCGCCGTCTGGGATCGTTGGGGGCGCTGGCCAGTACGATTAACATCATTGTGCTGGATAACCCGATGACCTTCCATTTCAGCCAGTTCCTCGACAGCGCATTGGGTCAGCTGGTGGGGTGTTTCCTGGCAATGATGGTTATTCTGCTGGTGCGCGATAACTCACAGGCAAGAACGGGCCGTGTATTGTTGAACCAGTTTGTTTCCGCTGCCGTGTCGTCGATGACCACCAATACCGCACGCCGCAAAGAAAACCACTTACCGGCGCTCTATCAGCAGCTGTTTTTACTGCTTAATAAGTTCCCGGGTGACATCGCTAAGTTCCGGCTGGCATTAACCATGATCATCGCGCACCAGCGTCTGCGTAACGCGCCTGTGCCGATCAACGACGATCTGTCGGCTTTCCACCGTCAGCTACGCCGCACTGCCGACCATGTACTTTCCGCGACCAGCGATGACAAACGCCGTCGTTACTTTACGCAACTGCTTGAAGAGCTCGATATCTACCAGGAGAAGCTTAAAGTCTGGGAAGCTCCGCCTCAGGTAACCGAGCCAGTAGGGCGGCTGGTGTTTATGCTGCACCGCTACCAGAATGCCCTCACAGATAACTGA
- the aaeA gene encoding p-hydroxybenzoic acid efflux pump subunit AaeA, translating to MKTLTRKISRTAITMALVILAFIAIFRAWVYYTESPWTRDARFSADVVAIAPDVAGLITAVNVHDNQLVKKDQVLFTIDQPRYQKALEEAEADVAYYQALAAEKRREAGRRNQLGIQAMSREEIDQSNNVLQTVLHQMAKAQATRDLAKLDLERTVIRAPADGWVTNLNVYAGEFITRGSTAVALVKQNSFYVLAYMEETKLEGVRPGYRAEITPLGSNRVFKGTVDSVAAGVTNASSSKDAKGMATVDSNLEWVRLAQRVPVRIHLDEQQGNVWPAGTTATVVITGAKDRDASQESIFRKIAHRLREFG from the coding sequence GTGAAAACACTAACAAGAAAAATCTCCCGAACCGCCATCACCATGGCGCTGGTTATCCTCGCCTTCATCGCTATTTTTCGGGCCTGGGTCTATTACACGGAATCACCATGGACGCGTGATGCGCGTTTCAGTGCCGATGTCGTGGCCATTGCCCCCGACGTGGCCGGTCTTATCACGGCGGTCAACGTTCACGATAACCAGCTGGTGAAAAAAGATCAGGTTCTGTTCACCATCGACCAGCCTCGCTACCAGAAAGCACTGGAAGAAGCGGAAGCTGACGTGGCCTATTATCAGGCGCTGGCGGCAGAGAAACGCCGTGAGGCAGGCCGCCGTAACCAGTTAGGTATTCAGGCTATGTCCCGCGAAGAGATCGACCAGTCCAATAACGTGCTGCAAACCGTGCTGCACCAGATGGCCAAAGCGCAAGCGACGCGCGATCTGGCAAAGCTCGATCTGGAGCGCACCGTGATCCGCGCGCCAGCCGATGGCTGGGTCACTAACCTTAATGTCTATGCCGGTGAATTTATCACCCGTGGCTCAACGGCCGTGGCGCTGGTTAAACAGAACTCCTTCTACGTGCTCGCTTATATGGAAGAGACCAAACTGGAAGGCGTACGTCCGGGTTATCGTGCTGAAATTACACCGCTTGGCAGTAACCGCGTCTTTAAAGGTACCGTCGACAGCGTCGCGGCAGGGGTGACCAACGCCAGCAGTTCTAAGGATGCAAAAGGGATGGCGACAGTGGACTCCAACCTGGAATGGGTGCGTCTGGCTCAGCGTGTGCCGGTGCGTATCCATCTGGACGAACAGCAGGGGAATGTGTGGCCTGCGGGTACCACGGCGACGGTGGTGATTACCGGCGCTAAAGACCGGGATGCCAGCCAGGAGTCGATCTTCCGTAAAATTGCCCACCGTCTGCGCGAGTTTGGCTAA
- a CDS encoding AaeX family protein, protein MSLFPVIVVFGLSFPPIFFELLLSLAIFWLVRKVLVPTGIYDFVWHPALFNTALYCCLFYLISRMFV, encoded by the coding sequence ATGAGTCTGTTTCCCGTTATCGTGGTGTTCGGTCTGTCGTTCCCACCGATATTTTTCGAGCTTCTTTTATCACTGGCGATCTTCTGGCTGGTGCGCAAGGTGCTGGTTCCTACCGGGATCTACGATTTCGTCTGGCACCCTGCATTGTTCAATACCGCGCTGTATTGCTGCCTGTTTTACCTGATATCGCGCATGTTTGTCTGA
- the aaeR gene encoding HTH-type transcriptional activator AaeR, whose amino-acid sequence MERLKRMSVFAKVVELGSFTAAARQLQMSVSSISQTVSKLEDELQVKLLNRSTRSIGLTEAGKIYYQGCRRMLLEVQDVHEQLYAFNNTPIGTLRIGCSSTMAQNVLAAMTADMLKEYPGLTVNLVTGIPAPDLIADGLDVVIRVGALQDSSLFSRRLGSMPMVVCASKSYLAQYGVPEKPADLTNHSWLEYSVRPDNEFELIAPEGLSTRLLPEGRFITNDPMTISRWLVAGAGIAYVPLMWVINEINSGVLEILFPRYQSDPRPVYALYTEKDKLPLKVQVCINYLTDYFVDVAELFQGMRGRSKE is encoded by the coding sequence ATGGAACGTTTAAAACGCATGTCAGTCTTCGCCAAAGTGGTTGAACTGGGCTCTTTTACCGCTGCTGCACGCCAGCTTCAGATGAGCGTCTCTTCAATCAGCCAGACGGTGTCCAAACTGGAAGATGAGCTTCAGGTCAAGCTGCTCAATCGCAGTACCCGCAGCATCGGGCTGACAGAAGCGGGTAAAATTTACTATCAGGGTTGTCGCCGCATGCTGCTTGAAGTGCAGGATGTCCACGAACAACTCTATGCTTTCAACAACACACCTATCGGCACACTGCGCATCGGTTGTTCTTCAACTATGGCACAAAATGTCCTCGCTGCCATGACAGCGGACATGCTGAAAGAGTATCCAGGATTAACCGTGAATCTGGTAACGGGTATCCCTGCGCCGGACCTGATTGCTGACGGGCTGGACGTGGTGATCCGCGTTGGGGCATTACAGGATTCCAGCCTTTTCTCGCGCAGGCTGGGCAGTATGCCGATGGTCGTTTGCGCCTCGAAAAGCTATCTGGCGCAGTACGGTGTCCCTGAGAAACCCGCCGATCTCACCAACCACTCATGGCTGGAATACAGCGTTCGACCCGACAATGAATTTGAACTGATTGCTCCGGAAGGGCTCTCCACCAGACTGCTGCCAGAAGGCCGGTTTATCACCAACGACCCAATGACCATTTCGCGTTGGTTAGTGGCAGGAGCCGGGATCGCCTACGTGCCGTTGATGTGGGTGATCAACGAAATCAACAGCGGTGTACTGGAGATCCTGTTCCCTCGCTACCAGTCCGATCCGCGCCCGGTATACGCCCTGTACACAGAAAAAGACAAACTACCGCTCAAGGTGCAGGTGTGTATTAACTATCTGACAGACTATTTTGTGGACGTGGCGGAGCTGTTTCAGGGGATGCGAGGAAGAAGTAAGGAATAA
- a CDS encoding YagU family protein — MNIFEQTPPSRRRYGLAAFIGLIAGIVSAFVKWGAEVPLPPRSPGDLFTAACGPEQLIRAASQIDCSRNFLNPPYVFLRDWLGVVDPNAAVYTFAGHIFNWVGVTHIIFSIVFAVGYCVVAEVFPKIKLWQGLLAGALAQLFVHMISFPLMGLTPPLFELPWYEHVSEIVGHLVWFWSIEIIRRDLRNRITHEPDPEIPLGNLR, encoded by the coding sequence ATGAATATATTTGAACAAACACCACCTTCGCGCAGGCGCTATGGACTCGCCGCGTTCATTGGTTTGATTGCAGGGATTGTCTCTGCATTCGTGAAATGGGGAGCGGAGGTGCCACTTCCGCCACGTAGCCCTGGTGATTTATTCACTGCCGCATGCGGACCAGAGCAATTAATAAGAGCCGCAAGTCAGATTGACTGCTCGCGTAATTTTCTCAATCCACCTTATGTATTTTTACGCGACTGGCTGGGCGTTGTCGATCCTAACGCGGCGGTTTATACATTCGCCGGACATATATTTAACTGGGTCGGCGTAACACATATTATTTTCTCAATCGTCTTCGCCGTAGGGTATTGTGTAGTTGCGGAAGTCTTCCCGAAAATTAAACTCTGGCAAGGTTTGCTGGCGGGTGCGTTAGCCCAGCTTTTTGTCCACATGATCTCCTTCCCGCTGATGGGTCTGACACCGCCGCTGTTCGAACTTCCATGGTACGAACACGTCTCAGAAATCGTGGGTCATTTAGTCTGGTTCTGGTCGATCGAAATCATTCGTCGTGATTTGCGTAACCGCATCACGCACGAGCCCGATCCGGAAATACCGCTGGGTAACTTACGTTAA
- the tldD gene encoding metalloprotease TldD: MSLNLVSEHLLAANGLSHQDLFSILGQLTERRLDYGDLYFQSSYHESWVLEDSIIKDGSYNIDQGVGVRAVSGEKTGFAYADQISLAALEQSAQAARTIVRDTGDGRVKTLGEVQHSALYTSIDPLQSMSREEKLDILRRVDKVARAADKRVQEVSASLSGVYELILVAATDGTLAADVRPLVRLSISVQVDDDGKRERGSSGGGGRFGYDWFLGDVDGEARADAWAKEAVRMALVNLNAVAAPAGTFPVVLGAGWPGVLLHEAVGHGLEGDFNRRGTSVFSGQMGQLVSSELCTVVDDGTMRDRRGSVAIDDEGTPGQYNVLIENGVLKGYMQDKLNARLMGVAPTGNGRRESYAHLPMPRMTNTYMLPGKSTPQEIIESVDYGIFAPNFGGGQVDITSGKFVFSTSEAYLIEKGKVTKAVKGATLIGSGIEAMQQISMVGNDLKLDNGVGVCGKEGQSLPVGVGQPTLKVDNLTVGGTA, from the coding sequence ATGAGTCTGAACCTGGTAAGTGAACATTTGCTCGCAGCGAACGGCCTGAGCCATCAGGACCTGTTCTCCATTCTTGGTCAACTGACCGAACGCCGTCTCGACTACGGCGATCTCTATTTCCAGTCGAGCTATCACGAATCCTGGGTTTTAGAAGACAGCATCATCAAAGACGGCTCTTATAACATCGACCAGGGCGTCGGTGTACGTGCCGTTAGCGGCGAGAAAACCGGTTTTGCTTATGCCGATCAGATTAGCCTGGCCGCGCTGGAGCAGAGTGCTCAGGCTGCGCGTACCATTGTGCGTGATACCGGCGATGGTCGTGTGAAAACGCTGGGTGAAGTGCAGCACTCTGCGCTCTATACCAGCATTGATCCGCTGCAGAGCATGAGCCGCGAAGAGAAGCTGGATATCCTGCGCCGCGTGGACAAAGTGGCGCGTGCTGCCGATAAGCGTGTGCAGGAAGTCTCTGCCAGCCTGAGCGGCGTCTATGAGCTGATTCTTGTTGCGGCGACGGACGGTACTCTGGCCGCGGATGTTCGTCCACTGGTCCGTCTCTCCATCAGCGTGCAGGTCGATGACGACGGCAAACGCGAGCGCGGCTCAAGCGGCGGTGGCGGCCGTTTCGGCTATGACTGGTTCCTGGGCGATGTTGACGGTGAAGCACGCGCTGACGCGTGGGCAAAAGAAGCCGTGCGCATGGCGCTGGTGAATCTAAATGCCGTCGCGGCGCCGGCGGGGACATTCCCGGTCGTTCTGGGGGCTGGCTGGCCGGGTGTTCTGCTGCACGAAGCGGTGGGCCACGGTCTGGAAGGTGACTTTAACCGTCGTGGTACATCCGTATTCAGCGGCCAGATGGGGCAGCTTGTCTCGTCTGAGCTTTGCACTGTGGTGGATGATGGAACCATGCGCGATCGCCGTGGCTCGGTGGCTATCGACGATGAAGGTACGCCTGGCCAATACAATGTGCTGATCGAAAACGGTGTGCTGAAAGGCTACATGCAGGACAAACTCAACGCGCGCCTGATGGGCGTCGCGCCAACGGGTAACGGCCGTCGTGAGTCCTATGCACATCTGCCGATGCCGCGTATGACTAACACCTATATGCTGCCGGGCAAATCCACACCGCAGGAGATTATCGAATCCGTCGATTACGGCATCTTCGCGCCAAACTTTGGCGGCGGTCAGGTGGACATCACCTCCGGTAAATTTGTCTTCTCTACCTCAGAAGCGTACTTGATTGAGAAGGGTAAAGTGACCAAAGCGGTGAAAGGTGCGACGCTGATTGGCTCCGGTATTGAAGCCATGCAGCAGATTTCCATGGTCGGTAACGATCTGAAACTGGATAACGGTGTGGGCGTCTGCGGTAAAGAGGGGCAGAGCCTGCCGGTTGGCGTAGGCCAGCCGACGCTGAAAGTCGACAATTTGACGGTGGGTGGCACTGCCTGA